The following coding sequences lie in one Deltaproteobacteria bacterium genomic window:
- a CDS encoding 4'-phosphopantetheinyl transferase superfamily protein encodes MSLAGVGGLGLDVVGLSRFERLLARSPAFAERYFTPQERHRCRAAARPSDAFATTFAVKEAWLKALGVGVLDGIALEELDVVLDRHHATIHTAGGAAARQGARVSMAAWARDHERAWAVVVLV; translated from the coding sequence GTGAGCCTCGCGGGCGTGGGCGGGCTCGGACTCGACGTCGTGGGCCTGTCGCGCTTCGAGCGGCTGCTCGCGCGCAGCCCCGCGTTCGCCGAGCGCTACTTCACACCGCAGGAACGCCATCGCTGCCGGGCGGCCGCGCGGCCCAGCGACGCGTTCGCGACCACCTTCGCGGTGAAGGAGGCCTGGCTCAAGGCCCTGGGTGTCGGCGTGCTCGACGGCATCGCGCTCGAAGAGCTCGACGTCGTGCTGGATCGCCACCACGCGACGATCCACACCGCCGGCGGGGCCGCGGCGCGGCAGGGCGCGCGGGTCTCGATGGCTGCGTGGGCCCGCGACCACGAGCGCGCGTGGGCGGTCGTGGTCCTGGTATAG
- a CDS encoding AMP-binding protein, with protein sequence MSWVHPDARVAGLDGDSRWSQLLRDADALTVSPAIDTVVLACASRRAFVIGAALAWSRQLRLRLPANLRPATIAALAGPHAVVLDDAALAPVRDDAALASDDGHLAQLARIATPAVELYTSGSTTAPLAVPKTGDELLAEAHALTLQLGLGPASRITCTPPPHHIYGLLFGVIAPALAGASVAEAMPLQPEAIVATLARHGSDVLVTTPAQLRACSVLARGAFAGLARVVSSGAPLGTACATMVREHLGIAVTEVLGSSETGGIASRVHDRDDPPWVPLPGVHVRADDDGRMHVQSPWCGHGLPIATADRIAMSEHGFVHLGRVDDVLKIAGIRVALTEVTAHALALSGVTDAHALRLPAHDGRGDAIGLLVATTTLDPASVRAALAERFDAVALPRRVVCTEALPRNDRGKLERNVALAALGVTAVLEPLVVSRDEQHTRVRFEIDGALPYFDGHFPGDPVLPGVVVLEQLVARTVARTWPGLGGMRRARRVKFTRTIRPGDAVEVELRRRGAQVDFRVSCGDEACASGTVIFAAAAGAAVE encoded by the coding sequence ATGAGCTGGGTGCACCCCGACGCGCGGGTTGCCGGCCTCGACGGGGACTCGCGATGGTCGCAACTGCTGCGCGATGCCGACGCTCTCACGGTGTCGCCGGCGATCGATACCGTGGTGCTGGCCTGCGCCTCGCGCCGCGCCTTCGTGATCGGCGCGGCGCTGGCGTGGTCGCGCCAGCTGCGGCTGCGGTTGCCCGCGAACCTGCGGCCCGCGACGATCGCCGCACTCGCAGGCCCGCACGCGGTCGTGCTCGACGACGCCGCACTCGCACCGGTGCGCGACGACGCCGCGCTCGCCTCGGACGACGGACACCTCGCCCAGCTCGCACGCATCGCCACGCCCGCGGTCGAGCTCTACACCTCGGGCAGCACCACCGCACCGCTCGCAGTGCCGAAGACCGGCGACGAGCTGCTCGCCGAGGCCCACGCACTCACCCTGCAGCTGGGGCTCGGGCCGGCCTCCCGCATCACGTGCACACCGCCGCCGCATCACATCTACGGGTTGTTGTTCGGCGTGATCGCGCCGGCGCTCGCAGGGGCGAGCGTGGCCGAGGCCATGCCGCTGCAGCCCGAGGCCATCGTCGCGACGCTCGCCCGCCACGGCAGCGATGTGCTGGTGACCACGCCGGCGCAGCTGCGGGCCTGCAGCGTGCTCGCGCGCGGCGCCTTCGCGGGCCTCGCCCGCGTGGTCAGCTCGGGCGCTCCGCTCGGCACCGCATGCGCGACGATGGTGCGCGAGCACCTCGGCATCGCGGTCACCGAGGTGCTCGGGTCGAGCGAGACCGGCGGCATCGCCAGTCGCGTCCACGACCGCGATGATCCGCCCTGGGTGCCGCTCCCGGGCGTGCACGTCCGCGCCGACGATGACGGCCGCATGCACGTGCAGTCGCCGTGGTGCGGCCACGGGCTGCCGATCGCGACCGCCGATCGCATCGCGATGTCGGAGCACGGCTTCGTGCACCTCGGCCGCGTCGATGACGTCCTGAAGATCGCCGGCATCCGCGTCGCACTCACCGAGGTCACCGCCCATGCGCTCGCGCTGTCGGGTGTGACCGACGCCCACGCGCTGCGGCTCCCCGCCCACGACGGCCGCGGCGACGCGATCGGGCTGCTGGTCGCGACCACGACGCTGGACCCCGCGTCCGTCCGTGCGGCGCTGGCCGAGCGCTTCGACGCGGTCGCGCTGCCGCGGCGCGTGGTGTGTACCGAGGCGCTGCCTCGCAACGACCGTGGCAAGCTCGAGCGCAACGTCGCCCTCGCAGCGCTCGGCGTCACCGCCGTGCTCGAGCCACTGGTGGTGTCACGCGACGAGCAGCACACGCGCGTGCGCTTCGAGATCGACGGCGCCCTGCCCTACTTCGACGGCCACTTCCCGGGCGACCCCGTGCTACCCGGGGTGGTCGTGCTCGAGCAATTGGTCGCCCGCACGGTGGCGCGCACGTGGCCGGGCCTGGGCGGCATGCGGCGAGCGCGGCGGGTCAAGTTCACCCGCACCATCCGACCCGGCGACGCCGTCGAGGTCGAGCTGCGGCGCCGCGGCGCGCAGGTGGACTTCCGTGTGTCGTGCGGCGACGAGGCGTGCGCCAGCGGCACGGTGATCTTCGCCGCGGCTGCGGGTGCAGCGGTGGAGTAG
- a CDS encoding NAD-dependent succinate-semialdehyde dehydrogenase, producing the protein MSAQPERAPAGAKVVPNRIGVEHVAEGEASLRVDDPATDETVAWVPYHGAAEAREAVDAAAAALPGWRARPPGERADLLRRFAAAMLQQQRQLAVELTREQGKPLAEAMGEIAYAASFIDWSAEEGRRLTGEYQPQAGNDKRMIVMRQALGVVAAITPWNFPAAMITRKLGPALAVGCTAVVKPAEQAPLTALALAELALAVGIPPGVINVVTGDADAIGRAWLDDARVRRLSFTGSTEVGRLLVARAATHLTRLSLELGGLAPLLVFDDADLDAAVRGTIVAKFRNAGQTCICPNRIYVHAAVHDAYVAKLRAAMASLRMGHGLDEGVHIGPLIDDDAVHKVETHVTDARDHGGALVTGGHIVQPRAQLVRRFCEPTLITGLTPAMAIAREETFGPVVAVQAFDDEAEALALANDTPYGLAAYAYTRDLARALRVAEGLECGIVGLNDAAVSNAQAPFGGAKASGWGREGGKWGVEEYVDVKYVSIG; encoded by the coding sequence GTGAGCGCGCAGCCAGAGCGCGCCCCCGCCGGCGCGAAGGTGGTGCCGAACCGAATCGGCGTCGAGCACGTCGCCGAGGGCGAGGCCAGCCTGCGTGTCGACGACCCCGCGACCGACGAGACCGTTGCGTGGGTGCCCTACCACGGCGCCGCCGAGGCCCGCGAAGCGGTGGATGCCGCCGCCGCCGCACTGCCCGGCTGGCGTGCGCGTCCGCCGGGTGAGCGCGCCGATCTGCTGCGTCGCTTCGCAGCGGCGATGCTGCAGCAGCAGCGCCAGCTCGCCGTCGAGCTCACGCGCGAGCAGGGCAAGCCGCTGGCCGAAGCCATGGGCGAGATCGCCTACGCGGCGTCGTTCATCGACTGGTCCGCCGAGGAGGGCCGACGACTCACGGGCGAGTACCAACCGCAGGCGGGCAACGACAAGCGCATGATCGTGATGCGACAGGCGCTCGGGGTCGTCGCAGCGATCACGCCGTGGAACTTCCCGGCTGCCATGATCACGCGCAAGCTCGGGCCGGCGCTGGCGGTGGGCTGCACCGCGGTGGTGAAGCCGGCCGAGCAGGCGCCGCTGACGGCACTCGCGCTGGCCGAGCTCGCACTGGCGGTCGGCATCCCGCCCGGCGTCATCAACGTCGTCACGGGCGACGCCGACGCGATCGGTCGAGCGTGGCTCGACGATGCCCGCGTGCGCCGGCTGAGCTTCACCGGATCGACCGAGGTCGGCCGCCTGCTGGTGGCCCGCGCGGCCACGCACCTGACGCGGCTTTCGCTCGAGCTGGGTGGACTCGCGCCGCTGTTGGTGTTCGACGACGCGGATCTCGACGCGGCCGTGCGTGGCACCATCGTCGCGAAGTTCCGCAATGCCGGTCAGACCTGCATCTGCCCCAACCGCATCTACGTACACGCCGCCGTGCACGACGCCTACGTCGCGAAGCTGCGGGCCGCGATGGCGAGCCTGCGCATGGGCCATGGCCTCGACGAAGGCGTGCACATCGGCCCGCTCATCGACGACGACGCGGTCCACAAGGTCGAGACCCACGTCACCGACGCCCGGGATCACGGCGGGGCGCTCGTCACCGGCGGCCACATCGTGCAGCCGCGCGCCCAGCTCGTGCGGCGCTTCTGCGAGCCCACGCTCATCACCGGGCTCACGCCCGCGATGGCAATCGCCCGCGAAGAGACCTTCGGACCGGTGGTCGCGGTGCAGGCGTTCGATGACGAGGCCGAGGCGCTCGCGCTCGCCAACGACACACCGTATGGCCTCGCGGCCTATGCCTACACCCGCGACCTCGCACGGGCGCTGCGGGTCGCCGAGGGCCTCGAGTGCGGCATCGTCGGTCTCAACGACGCGGCGGTCTCGAACGCGCAGGCGCCCTTCGGTGGCGCCAAGGCCTCGGGCTGGGGCCGCGAGGGCGGCAAGTGGGGCGTCGAGGAGTACGTCGACGTGAAGTACGTGTCGATCGGCTGA
- a CDS encoding NAD(P)/FAD-dependent oxidoreductase has protein sequence MELDVAIVGGGLAGATLARQLRRTLPQLSVGLFERDDDGGFKVGESTVEIAANYLTRRLGLTNYLYQNHLPKNGVRFFFDDADRNAELVRLGEIGTDALPYHPGFQLDRQRLDADLRRMNREDGVDVQVGVTVSGLQPGRDGARHGFTVRDGDRERTVKARWLVDASGRARLHARALGEHRGDTGHRLAAAWGRFTGVADLDDAGTPAWRARVRHTSRTISTVHFMYAGYWIWFIPIARGVTSVGVVCEADRFRDAWRTPEGLRAFVQEHRAAGELLAPATCLDAMGFAKVPYTGGSFFGADRWSRVGEANAFSDPLYSPGSDFIAIENDLTCELIARELAGASEGELAADVALFDAFVQFRFDAALALYRDLYPCFGSRRLFSLKWEFDIHNYYNLWFHAYARDQHLDRGWLREQLSLRGPILAQLHSFARLFREAAAVLQERGDYFRDNLDHYHQPLRILDFIPEVGTARARKPMLRLVSAISNRTRAEVLALIEPGRKVEPWPLGAYMFERDLRAEASP, from the coding sequence ATGGAGCTCGACGTCGCAATCGTCGGTGGCGGACTCGCAGGCGCCACACTCGCGCGGCAGCTGCGACGCACGCTGCCACAGCTTTCGGTCGGCCTGTTCGAGCGCGACGACGACGGCGGCTTCAAGGTCGGCGAGTCGACCGTCGAGATCGCCGCGAACTACCTCACGCGTCGACTCGGGCTCACCAACTACCTTTACCAGAACCACCTGCCGAAGAACGGCGTGCGGTTCTTCTTCGACGACGCCGACCGCAACGCCGAGCTGGTGCGCCTGGGCGAGATCGGCACCGACGCGCTGCCCTACCATCCCGGCTTCCAGCTCGATCGTCAGCGACTCGACGCCGACCTGCGACGCATGAACCGCGAGGACGGCGTCGACGTGCAGGTCGGCGTCACGGTGAGCGGCCTGCAGCCCGGCCGCGACGGCGCGCGGCATGGCTTCACCGTGCGCGACGGCGATCGCGAGCGCACCGTCAAGGCGCGCTGGCTCGTCGACGCCAGCGGGCGCGCGCGTCTGCACGCGCGGGCGCTCGGCGAGCACCGCGGTGACACCGGCCACCGGCTCGCGGCCGCATGGGGACGCTTCACCGGCGTCGCCGATCTCGACGACGCGGGGACCCCAGCCTGGCGCGCGCGCGTGCGCCACACCAGTCGCACGATCTCGACGGTGCACTTCATGTACGCCGGCTACTGGATCTGGTTCATCCCGATCGCGCGCGGGGTCACCAGCGTCGGCGTGGTCTGCGAGGCCGATCGCTTCCGCGACGCGTGGCGCACCCCCGAGGGCCTGCGGGCGTTCGTGCAGGAGCACCGCGCCGCAGGCGAGCTGCTGGCGCCAGCAACCTGCCTCGACGCGATGGGTTTCGCGAAGGTGCCCTACACCGGCGGGTCGTTCTTCGGCGCCGATCGATGGTCTCGGGTCGGCGAGGCCAATGCCTTCAGCGATCCGCTCTACAGCCCCGGGTCGGACTTCATCGCCATCGAGAACGACCTCACGTGCGAGCTCATCGCGCGTGAGCTCGCCGGCGCCAGCGAGGGCGAGCTGGCCGCCGACGTGGCGCTGTTCGACGCGTTCGTGCAGTTCCGCTTCGACGCCGCGCTGGCGCTGTACCGGGACCTCTACCCCTGCTTCGGCAGCCGACGGCTGTTCTCGCTGAAGTGGGAGTTCGACATCCACAACTACTACAACCTGTGGTTCCACGCGTACGCGAGGGACCAGCACCTCGATCGCGGGTGGCTGCGCGAACAGCTGAGTCTGCGCGGGCCCATCCTCGCGCAGCTGCACAGCTTCGCGCGGCTGTTCCGTGAGGCCGCGGCGGTACTGCAGGAGCGCGGCGACTACTTCCGCGACAACCTCGATCACTACCACCAGCCGCTGCGCATCCTCGACTTCATCCCCGAGGTCGGCACCGCGCGCGCGCGCAAGCCCATGCTCCGGCTGGTGTCGGCGATCTCCAACCGCACCCGCGCCGAGGTGCTCGCGCTGATCGAGCCCGGTCGCAAGGTCGAGCCGTGGCCGCTGGGCGCGTACATGTTCGAACGCGATCTGCGGGCCGAGGCCTCGCCGTGA
- a CDS encoding metallophosphoesterase has product MNAAAEAGPGWWGRKVAALPAEGVALVATDLQGNLADFRALLQLHRRELDAGRRAWLVLCGDLVHGPPPELTRERWPDHLGSFYPDESAMLLLEAMEYARDHDVIYLLGNHEHAHVGGPVVSKFHDDEAAVLENSLGPDRARAVEFLAGLPLLAIAPCGVVCCHGAPRATERSLHAFDALTYDGYQDVQPWQMIDVGTLGALLWARAATTAHAESLLAVAHGEPRGFVTYGHDIVREGYECVDARQLCLSTSFGLHDHAKTYLRLELDRRYDDTGALRPGHELLPLYPGATA; this is encoded by the coding sequence GTGAACGCGGCGGCCGAAGCTGGGCCTGGGTGGTGGGGACGCAAGGTCGCAGCGTTGCCCGCCGAGGGCGTGGCGTTGGTTGCGACCGACCTGCAGGGCAACCTCGCGGACTTCCGCGCGCTGCTGCAGCTGCATCGCCGCGAGCTCGACGCGGGTCGCCGCGCCTGGCTGGTGCTGTGCGGTGACCTCGTGCACGGACCACCGCCCGAGCTCACGCGCGAGCGCTGGCCCGACCACCTCGGCAGTTTCTATCCCGACGAGTCCGCGATGCTGCTGCTCGAGGCGATGGAGTACGCGCGCGATCACGACGTCATCTACCTGCTCGGCAACCATGAGCACGCCCATGTCGGCGGGCCGGTGGTCAGCAAGTTCCACGACGACGAAGCGGCGGTGCTCGAGAACTCGCTGGGGCCCGATCGCGCGCGCGCGGTGGAGTTCCTCGCCGGCCTGCCGCTGCTCGCGATCGCGCCGTGCGGCGTGGTCTGTTGCCACGGCGCGCCGCGGGCGACCGAGCGCTCGCTGCACGCCTTCGACGCGCTGACCTACGACGGCTACCAGGACGTGCAGCCGTGGCAGATGATCGACGTCGGCACGCTCGGTGCGCTGCTCTGGGCGCGTGCCGCCACCACCGCCCACGCCGAGTCGCTGCTGGCGGTCGCGCACGGCGAGCCGCGCGGCTTCGTGACCTACGGCCACGACATCGTGCGCGAGGGCTACGAGTGCGTCGATGCCCGTCAGCTGTGCCTGTCGACGTCGTTCGGGCTGCACGACCACGCCAAGACCTACCTCCGGCTCGAGCTCGATCGCCGCTACGACGACACCGGCGCGCTGCGTCCGGGTCACGAGCTGCTGCCGCTCTACCCGGGGGCCACTGCGTGA
- a CDS encoding tryptophan 7-halogenase, with the protein MSAEHDLDVVVVGAGPAGACAATLLAQAGLRVGVFERERFPRFHIGESLLPSCVPVLAAMGIDLDAGGYLRKQGAEFYDERTGEYAYFAFADALPGLPHHAYQVDRASFDDALAAAALEAGASVEFGVTVLAHAIDDRGVELQLVPTPEGLGPDEGHVRGGRSRGVPSRAAARTVRARYLVDASGRRGLTSRGGREHDRVPGLGKAASFLHFEGLGDAAWAELAPRGDVKVLRMPDGWIWAIPLADRRLSVGLVSRAGAPDDADVARELAGSPMLTRLTAGARRSSLRAIADYSYVNRSPHGARFVAIGDAAGFLDPVFSSGVAIALSSAQRMAAHVVAAFVDDAMLASPTLMEPHRAALAVAYRTFHCFAHRFYNGRLIDNLLLGEAPDANMRAGLISILAGDIWRDDNRFQRAVLSATRHELPVMPWADAR; encoded by the coding sequence ATGAGCGCCGAGCACGACCTCGACGTGGTGGTGGTGGGCGCCGGGCCGGCGGGGGCCTGCGCGGCGACGCTGCTGGCCCAGGCGGGCCTTCGGGTTGGCGTGTTCGAGCGCGAGCGCTTCCCGCGGTTCCACATCGGCGAGTCGCTGCTGCCCTCGTGCGTGCCGGTGCTCGCGGCGATGGGCATCGACCTCGACGCCGGTGGCTACCTGCGCAAGCAGGGCGCCGAGTTCTACGACGAGCGCACCGGCGAGTACGCCTACTTCGCGTTCGCCGACGCGTTGCCGGGGCTGCCGCACCACGCGTATCAGGTCGATCGCGCGTCGTTCGACGATGCGCTCGCGGCCGCGGCGCTCGAGGCCGGGGCGTCCGTCGAGTTCGGCGTCACCGTACTCGCGCACGCGATCGACGATCGCGGCGTGGAGCTGCAGCTGGTGCCGACGCCCGAGGGGCTCGGCCCCGACGAGGGCCACGTACGCGGCGGTCGCTCGCGCGGCGTGCCCTCGCGCGCGGCGGCTCGCACCGTGCGCGCGCGCTATCTCGTGGACGCCAGTGGTCGTCGTGGGCTGACCTCACGGGGCGGGCGTGAGCATGATCGTGTGCCCGGGCTCGGCAAGGCCGCCAGCTTCCTGCACTTCGAGGGGCTCGGCGACGCCGCATGGGCCGAGCTCGCGCCGCGCGGCGACGTCAAGGTGCTGCGCATGCCCGACGGGTGGATCTGGGCCATCCCGCTGGCGGATCGTCGGCTCTCGGTCGGCTTGGTCTCGCGCGCAGGCGCACCCGACGACGCCGATGTCGCGCGCGAGCTCGCGGGCTCGCCGATGCTCACGCGCTTGACCGCGGGCGCTCGACGCTCGTCGCTGCGCGCAATCGCCGACTACAGCTACGTCAATCGCAGCCCCCACGGCGCGCGCTTCGTGGCGATCGGTGACGCCGCCGGCTTCCTCGATCCGGTGTTCTCCTCGGGCGTCGCGATCGCGTTGTCATCGGCGCAGCGCATGGCCGCGCACGTCGTGGCCGCGTTCGTCGACGACGCCATGCTGGCGTCGCCGACACTGATGGAGCCCCACCGTGCCGCCCTGGCAGTGGCGTACCGCACCTTCCACTGCTTCGCGCATCGTTTCTACAACGGGCGGCTCATCGACAACCTGTTGCTCGGGGAGGCCCCCGACGCCAACATGCGCGCCGGCCTCATCTCGATCCTCGCAGGCGACATCTGGCGCGACGACAACCGCTTCCAGCGCGCGGTGCTGAGCGCGACGCGGCACGAGCTGCCGGTGATGCCCTGGGCCGACGCACGTTGA
- a CDS encoding NADH:flavin oxidoreductase, with product MTSILEPMILRTGLRASNRVVLAPMTNKQSHDDGTLSDDELAWLCSRAEGGFGTVMTCAAHVAKDGQGWQGELGIFEDAQLPGLRRLANALRERGAASVVQIFHGGVRADPEFSGVQPWSASEGEGARAATPEDLARVVEQFADAAARAQMAGFDGVELHGAHGYLFTQFLSATGNRRADAWGGPLEHRARLLRDATRAVRARVRRDFTVGVRLSPEDFGNAKGIDVDETVQVARWLAEDGVDFVHLSLWRSQLNTRKHPDVHALELFRPALPPDVAVFVAGGVWTRDEAQALIDRGADAVALGRSAIVNRDWAHAIVDPAWAPTRPPVTIVQLREAGLSPRFAEYMRIWKDFVRDA from the coding sequence ATGACCTCGATCCTCGAGCCGATGATCCTTCGCACGGGCCTGCGCGCGAGCAATCGCGTGGTGCTGGCGCCGATGACCAACAAGCAGAGCCACGACGACGGCACGCTGTCCGACGACGAACTCGCGTGGTTGTGCAGTCGCGCCGAGGGTGGCTTCGGCACCGTGATGACGTGTGCCGCCCACGTCGCGAAGGACGGGCAGGGCTGGCAGGGTGAGCTCGGCATCTTCGAGGACGCACAGCTGCCGGGCCTACGGCGACTGGCCAACGCGCTGCGCGAACGTGGTGCGGCCTCGGTGGTGCAGATCTTCCACGGCGGCGTGCGGGCCGATCCCGAGTTCAGCGGCGTGCAGCCGTGGAGCGCGAGCGAAGGCGAAGGCGCGCGGGCGGCCACGCCCGAGGACCTGGCGCGGGTCGTGGAGCAGTTCGCCGACGCAGCCGCGCGGGCACAGATGGCCGGCTTCGACGGCGTCGAGCTGCACGGCGCGCACGGCTATCTCTTCACGCAGTTCCTGAGTGCGACCGGCAACCGCCGCGCCGACGCTTGGGGCGGCCCGCTCGAGCACCGCGCACGTCTGCTGCGCGACGCCACGCGGGCCGTGCGGGCCCGTGTGCGTCGCGACTTCACCGTCGGCGTGCGTCTGTCGCCGGAGGACTTCGGCAACGCCAAGGGCATCGATGTCGACGAGACGGTCCAGGTCGCGCGCTGGCTCGCCGAGGACGGCGTCGACTTCGTGCACCTTTCGCTGTGGCGCTCGCAGCTCAACACCCGCAAGCACCCCGACGTGCATGCGCTCGAGCTGTTTCGCCCGGCGCTGCCGCCCGATGTCGCGGTGTTCGTCGCCGGCGGCGTCTGGACCCGCGACGAGGCCCAGGCGCTCATCGATCGCGGCGCCGACGCGGTCGCCTTGGGGCGCTCCGCGATCGTCAACCGCGACTGGGCCCACGCGATCGTCGACCCCGCGTGGGCACCGACGCGCCCACCGGTCACCATCGTGCAGCTGCGCGAGGCCGGTCTCAGTCCTCGCTTCGCCGAGTACATGCGCATCTGGAAGGACTTCGTGCGCGACGCATGA